In Laspinema palackyanum D2c, a genomic segment contains:
- a CDS encoding tetratricopeptide repeat protein, with the protein MDKKIEERLIEIHRLALLGKAGEIAAKIGAQLTLHWNNNNQFLLAAKMGLDTLSVVEDYRIFHQLARSEKELGEVEKATKHYQQALDLCPLEDEEEKAAILHNLAILKAKPPEIDEEIALYTQSLELQERIGDVQGKAVTLHQLAGIKATQGEIDEAMDLYTQSLELQERIGDVQGKAATLHQLAGIKVTQGEIDEAMDLYNKSICLFRYIGDLQGQAATLHQLAGIKGNQGEIHEAIDLYTQSMEIFEYIGDVQGKAATLHQLAIIKATQGEIDEAIDLYTQSLELNERIGDLQGKGATLHQLAIIKATQGEIDEAIDLYTQSLELKERIGDVQGKAVTLHQLAGIKVNQGQIDEAIDLHTQSLELNERIGNLQGIAATLHQLAGIKVNQGQIDEAISLSTQSMEIFERIGDVQGKGATLHQLAIIKANQGEIDEAIALSTQSLELNERIGNVQGKVATLHCLASIKATQGEIDEAIDLYTQSLELKERIGDLQGKAATLHQLAIIKVNQGEIDEAIALSTQSMELNERIHNLQGKAPTLGILGQLLASRGDFTTALEYMYESLDILERLRSPEAEKVRRTIVKIQKMAEG; encoded by the coding sequence ATGGACAAAAAAATAGAAGAAAGGCTCATAGAAATACATAGGTTAGCCTTGCTCGGTAAAGCAGGAGAAATTGCGGCAAAAATTGGCGCACAACTAACATTGCACTGGAACAATAACAACCAATTTTTACTAGCTGCAAAAATGGGCCTAGATACCTTGTCAGTTGTTGAAGATTATCGGATATTTCATCAACTCGCTCGCTCGGAGAAAGAACTCGGAGAGGTAGAAAAGGCTACAAAACACTATCAACAGGCTTTAGACCTTTGTCCGTTAGAGGATGAAGAAGAAAAGGCTGCTATTCTTCATAATTTAGCAATTCTCAAAGCCAAGCCGCCAGAAATTGATGAGGAGATCGCCCTTTACACCCAATCGTTGGAACTCCAGGAACGCATCGGCGACGTGCAAGGGAAAGCGGTGACTTTGCACCAACTCGCGGGTATCAAAGCCACCCAAGGAGAAATCGACGAGGCGATGGACCTTTACACCCAATCGTTGGAACTCCAGGAACGTATCGGCGACGTGCAAGGGAAAGCGGCGACTTTGCACCAACTCGCGGGTATCAAAGTGACCCAAGGAGAAATCGACGAGGCGATGGACCTTTACAACAAATCGATATGCCTCTTTAGGTACATCGGCGACTTGCAAGGGCAAGCGGCGACTTTGCACCAACTTGCTGGTATTAAAGGCAACCAGGGAGAAATCCACGAGGCGATTGACCTTTACACCCAATCAATGGAAATTTTTGAGTACATCGGCGACGTACAAGGGAAAGCGGCGACTTTGCACCAACTCGCTATTATCAAAGCCACCCAAGGAGAAATCGACGAGGCGATTGACCTTTACACCCAATCGCTGGAACTCAACGAACGGATCGGCGACTTGCAAGGGAAAGGGGCGACTTTGCACCAACTCGCTATTATCAAAGCCACCCAAGGAGAAATCGACGAAGCGATTGACCTTTACACCCAATCGCTGGAACTCAAGGAACGCATCGGCGACGTGCAAGGAAAAGCAGTGACGTTGCACCAACTCGCTGGGATCAAAGTCAACCAAGGACAAATCGACGAGGCGATTGACCTTCACACCCAATCGCTGGAACTCAACGAACGCATCGGGAACCTGCAAGGGATAGCGGCGACTTTGCACCAACTCGCTGGGATCAAAGTCAACCAAGGACAAATCGACGAGGCGATCTCCCTTTCCACCCAATCAATGGAAATTTTTGAACGCATCGGCGACGTGCAAGGGAAAGGGGCGACTTTGCACCAACTCGCTATTATCAAAGCCAACCAAGGAGAAATCGACGAGGCAATCGCCCTTTCCACCCAATCGCTGGAACTCAACGAACGGATCGGCAACGTGCAAGGGAAAGTGGCAACTTTGCACTGTCTGGCTAGTATCAAAGCCACCCAAGGAGAAATCGACGAGGCGATTGACCTTTACACCCAATCGCTGGAACTCAAGGAACGCATCGGCGACTTGCAAGGGAAAGCGGCGACTTTGCACCAACTCGCTATTATCAAAGTCAACCAAGGAGAAATCGACGAGGCAATCGCCCTTTCCACCCAATCAATGGAACTTAATGAACGCATCCACAATTTGCAAGGAAAAGCACCGACGTTAGGAATACTGGGACAACTGTTAGCAAGTCGAGGTGATTTTACTACTGCTTTAGAATATATGTATGAATCTTTAGATATTTTAGAGCGTTTGCGTTCCCCTGAAGCAGAAAAAGTACGGAGAACTATTGTAAAGATCCAGAAAATGGCCGAAGGATAA
- a CDS encoding DUF711 family protein, whose translation MKIRTITTGISLESPGDRAPIQKAAQFNAQAQQELETQGYEVQTTRISTQSFENYLPGYTLFEILDNSEKLEEICHEFNLDFFNIGCATTPEVISIIPAILKRTEKIFCSSTIGDVQTGINFESLQASAQTIHRISTETVNGFGNFRFCAAANCPPGIPFFPASYHEGDSAFSLGLESADLLTEAFSNSKTLVQAETNLTEIYAAHLIKLESTASQLCQEFNISYQGIDASLAPSLDKTNSIADAYEKLGFGKFGHSGTLAISALITRVLKKIPVKLCGYSGLMLPVCEDVGLAKRASQGTYNLTDLLLYSSVCGCGLDTVPLPGTISVEQIEAILLDVASLAIKLDKPLSARLFPIPGKQAGEMTEFNSPYLVECKIFNPQPSMNQSR comes from the coding sequence ATGAAAATTAGAACCATTACCACCGGGATTTCCTTAGAATCCCCAGGCGATCGCGCCCCCATTCAAAAAGCCGCACAATTTAACGCCCAAGCGCAACAGGAGTTAGAAACTCAAGGCTATGAAGTCCAAACCACGCGGATTTCCACCCAATCCTTTGAGAACTATTTACCCGGATACACCCTGTTTGAAATTCTGGACAATTCAGAAAAGCTGGAAGAAATTTGTCACGAATTTAATTTAGACTTTTTTAATATTGGTTGTGCAACAACTCCCGAAGTTATTTCTATAATTCCAGCCATTCTCAAAAGAACAGAGAAAATTTTTTGTTCCAGTACAATCGGTGATGTCCAAACTGGCATTAATTTTGAAAGCCTTCAAGCCTCGGCGCAAACCATCCACAGAATTTCTACAGAAACCGTTAATGGATTTGGAAACTTTCGCTTTTGTGCTGCGGCAAATTGTCCTCCAGGAATCCCATTTTTTCCCGCCTCCTACCATGAAGGAGATTCGGCTTTTTCCCTTGGATTAGAATCCGCAGATTTACTCACAGAAGCATTTTCTAACTCTAAGACTCTAGTCCAAGCGGAAACAAATTTAACTGAAATTTATGCAGCACATCTCATAAAACTAGAATCAACTGCCTCTCAACTATGCCAGGAATTTAATATTTCCTATCAGGGAATAGACGCATCCCTCGCCCCCTCCCTGGATAAAACTAATAGTATCGCTGACGCTTATGAAAAATTAGGATTCGGTAAATTTGGGCATTCCGGAACCCTAGCCATTTCCGCCCTCATCACGCGGGTTCTCAAAAAAATTCCCGTGAAATTATGTGGATATTCGGGCTTAATGTTGCCGGTTTGTGAAGATGTGGGACTGGCAAAACGCGCCAGTCAAGGAACCTACAACTTAACCGATTTATTATTATATTCCTCAGTTTGTGGCTGTGGATTAGATACAGTTCCCCTTCCGGGAACTATCTCCGTTGAACAAATTGAGGCAATTTTACTCGATGTTGCCAGTTTAGCGATTAAATTAGATAAACCCCTGTCAGCGCGATTATTTCCCATTCCCGGGAAACAAGCGGGAGAAATGACGGAGTTTAATTCTCCCTATTTAGTAGAATGCAAAATTTTCAATCCTCAACCCAGCATGAATCAATCCAGATAA
- a CDS encoding CHAT domain-containing protein, whose product MQTLRIQLKEDQRDRVELRYWVESQTPSEAQFLNSSQIADLVKEQKSHYYLAQHPQLREMGQKLFCWLDGEGRWLSRAIEDCHQGGLILAIATHQNLAHLPWELLHDGTSFLVEGANPVVVPVRWIERKTPPPPALEARPLQVLFMATSPETVEPVLDFEEEEARILAQTQEMAVQVRVEESGCVAELGKLWKRYLQRFDIFHLTGHGDIQRQEPYYPYFITETETGDRHDAFAPEFAEVFRHRWPQLIFLSGCRTGQAGNQGTVLSMAETLIQEGARAVLGWGLPVLPTTATVAAAHLYQELAAGCSLGEGLGSTYRYLLQKEKVKDWHLLRLYVRGDCPGALVEPPGDYHWQPPQPPQEQFLDPLTHEVRVATSEEFVGRRRYLQRYLRALKKPQSIGVLIYGIGGVGKSTVAARLLERMPEYERIVIYRGLDKEKLINKLSPQTNETELEILEGNLSLKQHLINCLQILNSQKQQLIFVLDDFEANLEPTAHGKPVLKKDAVKVLRDLLEAIAQSRGPHRVIITCRYDFIFPDPTLNRRLYREPLAALRGEDLRKKCQRLESFKVDSGVDAGLQERAKKVADGNPRLLEELNKILQTSGLTIGEITTQMQKAEEQFRVDILAEKLLNQQDKDLREILRLGLVFEMPVPRSAFEELCSQIRNRDTHISRAISLGLLETIQSTPVDGELLRVSRLLGLTAPENHESLYNQGANILYRMWVEEWTKK is encoded by the coding sequence ATGCAAACCCTTCGCATTCAGCTTAAAGAGGATCAACGCGATCGCGTCGAATTGCGCTATTGGGTTGAATCGCAAACACCTTCTGAAGCGCAGTTTCTAAATAGCTCACAAATTGCCGATTTAGTCAAGGAACAAAAGTCACATTATTACCTGGCACAACACCCCCAATTGAGGGAAATGGGGCAGAAATTGTTTTGCTGGTTGGATGGGGAGGGACGGTGGTTGAGTCGTGCTATCGAAGATTGCCATCAAGGGGGATTAATTTTAGCTATTGCTACCCATCAAAATTTGGCGCATCTGCCTTGGGAATTGCTCCATGACGGCACGAGTTTTTTAGTGGAGGGGGCGAACCCGGTGGTGGTGCCAGTGCGCTGGATTGAACGGAAGACCCCGCCACCTCCAGCCCTGGAAGCGCGACCCTTGCAGGTGTTATTTATGGCAACCTCACCTGAAACTGTGGAACCTGTACTCGATTTTGAGGAAGAGGAAGCGCGAATTTTGGCGCAGACGCAGGAGATGGCAGTGCAGGTGCGCGTCGAGGAAAGCGGATGCGTGGCAGAGTTGGGCAAGCTATGGAAGCGATATCTCCAACGCTTCGATATTTTTCACCTTACGGGACATGGGGACATTCAGCGACAAGAACCCTATTATCCCTATTTCATCACCGAGACGGAAACCGGGGACCGCCATGATGCTTTTGCGCCGGAATTTGCTGAAGTGTTTCGCCATCGCTGGCCCCAGTTAATCTTTCTATCCGGATGTCGCACAGGACAGGCAGGGAATCAAGGCACGGTACTGTCAATGGCGGAAACCCTGATCCAGGAGGGGGCGCGGGCGGTATTGGGTTGGGGGTTGCCTGTGCTACCAACCACTGCCACTGTTGCTGCCGCACATTTATATCAGGAGTTAGCTGCGGGATGTTCTCTCGGTGAAGGGTTAGGCAGTACCTACCGCTACTTGTTGCAGAAAGAAAAAGTGAAAGATTGGCATCTGTTGCGGTTGTATGTGCGCGGTGACTGTCCCGGTGCCTTGGTGGAACCCCCAGGGGATTATCATTGGCAACCGCCGCAACCCCCCCAGGAACAATTCCTCGACCCCCTCACCCACGAGGTGCGAGTGGCGACTTCAGAGGAATTTGTTGGACGTCGGCGCTACCTTCAGCGCTATTTACGGGCTCTGAAAAAGCCTCAGTCTATCGGTGTTTTGATTTACGGCATCGGGGGTGTGGGGAAAAGTACGGTAGCGGCGCGGTTGCTGGAACGGATGCCAGAGTATGAACGGATCGTTATCTATCGCGGATTGGATAAGGAGAAGTTAATCAACAAACTATCTCCACAAACCAATGAGACAGAGTTGGAAATTTTGGAAGGGAACCTCTCCCTGAAGCAGCACCTGATTAACTGTCTGCAAATTTTGAATTCCCAGAAGCAGCAGTTGATATTTGTGCTGGATGATTTCGAGGCAAACCTGGAACCGACGGCACATGGGAAACCCGTGTTAAAAAAGGACGCGGTGAAGGTGCTTAGAGATTTGCTTGAGGCAATCGCCCAATCCCGGGGTCCTCATCGCGTCATCATTACCTGTCGCTACGATTTTATCTTCCCAGACCCCACCCTGAATCGCCGCCTATATCGGGAACCGTTGGCAGCATTACGTGGGGAAGATTTACGCAAAAAGTGCCAGCGTCTCGAATCGTTTAAAGTGGATTCGGGGGTAGATGCAGGCTTACAAGAACGAGCAAAAAAAGTGGCCGATGGAAACCCCCGCTTGTTGGAAGAGTTGAATAAAATCTTGCAAACTTCAGGACTGACAATCGGTGAAATTACCACTCAAATGCAAAAGGCTGAGGAGCAATTCCGCGTCGATATTTTAGCCGAAAAATTGCTGAATCAGCAGGACAAAGACTTGCGGGAGATACTTCGATTAGGGTTGGTATTTGAGATGCCAGTACCCAGGTCAGCATTTGAAGAGCTTTGCAGCCAAATCCGCAATAGGGATACCCACATTTCTCGGGCCATTTCCTTGGGATTGTTAGAAACTATCCAATCAACTCCGGTTGATGGCGAATTGTTGAGAGTCTCACGTTTGTTAGGCTTAACAGCGCCAGAAAATCACGAGTCTTTGTACAACCAAGGGGCAAATATATTATATCGAATGTGGGTGGAAGAATGGACAAAAAAATAG
- a CDS encoding PAS domain-containing hybrid sensor histidine kinase/response regulator, which produces MKLSPRRIVSIYLLISALWIVGSDRVIAILFRQPGVENLTHLQTIKGCVYVTVVAILLYYAIVRYTSEIHQSKKQLELNERRLDAIIETNADGILVFDSTGRITLTNAAAQKHLGLPRQQMIGCSYKEPIWQIQPLDARGLPENQLPFCQVMQKGQPTYEMEYAIARRDGSQIFVSINAAPLYDRQGRIDGVVAAITDITQHKQAEAVARARDIAEARNRAKSEFLAQMSHEIRTPLNSILGLSQMLQREIFGSLNPKQKEYISRIKSSGDHLLELINDILDLSKVEAGKEELKFSEIPVPEICKYCLKVMQERAVDRGLRLTSRIDPKIRVCIADERRLKQMLLNLLSNAIKFTPRGEVSLIVEQQPGGIGFTVIDTGIGISEEHLPLVFDPFRQLDTDLNHNIQGTGLGLALTRDLAQLHGGDVIVSSTLGVGSRFTIILPDPPPGYVPTVPSDELPAIAIPEAGDRRGRILIVDYDGSSTLLLQDYLQAVGHHVKLIGYSANFLEEVFSFDPYLILLDVQFAHLAMGLQLVAELRKNPNVQQLPVVVVTAMAMSGDRERCLAAGATDYLSKPIQLEVLDEMLLRYIPPIV; this is translated from the coding sequence ATGAAGCTATCTCCGCGTCGAATCGTCAGTATTTATCTATTGATTAGCGCCTTATGGATTGTCGGTTCCGATCGCGTCATAGCGATTTTATTTCGGCAGCCTGGTGTCGAAAATCTAACTCATCTGCAAACCATTAAGGGTTGCGTGTATGTGACGGTGGTGGCGATTCTTCTCTACTATGCGATCGTCCGCTATACCTCAGAAATTCATCAGTCTAAAAAGCAGCTAGAACTTAATGAGAGGCGACTCGATGCGATTATTGAAACCAACGCCGATGGAATTTTAGTCTTTGATAGTACCGGGCGGATCACCCTAACTAATGCAGCGGCACAGAAGCATCTAGGACTGCCTCGACAACAGATGATCGGATGTAGCTACAAGGAACCGATTTGGCAAATTCAACCCTTAGATGCGCGGGGTTTACCGGAAAATCAACTCCCCTTTTGTCAGGTGATGCAAAAGGGACAACCCACTTATGAAATGGAGTATGCGATCGCCCGTCGAGATGGCAGCCAAATTTTTGTTTCAATCAATGCCGCACCCTTGTACGATCGCCAGGGTCGAATTGATGGAGTCGTCGCCGCCATCACCGACATTACCCAACATAAACAAGCGGAAGCGGTTGCCAGGGCCCGGGATATTGCTGAAGCGAGAAATCGAGCCAAAAGTGAATTTTTGGCGCAAATGAGCCATGAAATTAGAACGCCCTTAAATTCAATCTTAGGGCTGTCTCAAATGTTACAACGAGAAATTTTTGGCAGCCTGAATCCTAAACAAAAAGAATATATTAGCCGGATTAAAAGTAGCGGCGACCATTTATTAGAACTGATTAATGATATTTTAGATTTATCCAAAGTAGAAGCAGGGAAAGAAGAATTAAAATTTAGTGAAATTCCCGTTCCTGAAATTTGTAAATATTGCCTAAAAGTCATGCAGGAACGGGCGGTGGACCGGGGATTAAGACTAACCAGTAGAATTGACCCCAAAATCCGAGTTTGCATTGCCGATGAACGCCGTCTCAAACAAATGCTGCTCAATCTACTTTCCAATGCGATTAAATTCACCCCGAGAGGGGAAGTTTCCTTAATTGTTGAACAACAGCCTGGGGGAATTGGATTTACCGTCATCGATACAGGAATCGGCATTTCTGAAGAACATTTACCCCTGGTATTTGACCCATTTCGCCAACTGGATACGGACCTGAACCATAACATCCAAGGGACGGGATTGGGATTAGCACTGACGCGAGATTTAGCGCAGTTGCATGGGGGGGATGTGATCGTTAGTTCGACTTTGGGAGTGGGAAGTCGGTTTACAATTATTTTACCGGATCCACCTCCGGGATATGTTCCGACGGTCCCGAGTGATGAACTTCCGGCAATTGCAATTCCCGAAGCAGGCGATCGCAGAGGTCGAATTTTAATTGTGGATTATGATGGGTCGAGTACCTTATTGTTGCAAGACTATTTACAAGCAGTTGGACATCATGTCAAATTGATTGGCTACAGCGCCAATTTTCTGGAAGAAGTGTTTTCCTTTGACCCCTATTTAATTTTATTGGATGTCCAGTTTGCTCATTTGGCAATGGGGTTGCAATTAGTCGCAGAGTTACGCAAAAACCCCAATGTGCAACAGTTGCCGGTGGTGGTGGTTACTGCAATGGCAATGTCAGGCGATCGCGAACGTTGTCTAGCCGCAGGTGCAACGGATTATTTAAGCAAACCCATTCAGTTAGAAGTGTTAGACGAAATGCTGTTACGCTATATCCCTCCGATAGTGTAG
- a CDS encoding 2OG-Fe dioxygenase family protein yields MQTLRKSPETSYGISFALEKIDSIVLDVFKPFFNNLPLDPYIKGNYRLRRLSRFKLSDNELIHLPHGYLYQSKDYNPVVGGVKRQFEELDEELIALYEFKKLVQEVSHYCKLKPGVEIGVHQIRTTCSPKNYGNPAPEGIHQDGADFVAIFSCDRQNIQGGGTHLYMARREKPVFTKVLYPGELLLVNDRDFFHFTTPIKPLEAGVGTRDVFVLTSPSLLVDFED; encoded by the coding sequence ATGCAAACACTACGGAAATCTCCGGAAACCAGCTATGGCATCAGCTTTGCTTTAGAAAAGATTGACTCCATTGTGCTGGATGTATTTAAGCCGTTCTTTAACAATTTACCCCTAGACCCTTATATCAAAGGCAATTACAGATTGCGCCGGTTGTCCCGGTTTAAACTGAGCGATAATGAGTTAATTCACCTGCCTCATGGGTATTTGTACCAGAGTAAAGATTATAATCCCGTTGTAGGCGGTGTCAAGCGGCAGTTTGAGGAATTGGATGAGGAACTGATTGCGCTTTATGAGTTTAAGAAACTGGTGCAAGAAGTGAGTCATTACTGCAAGTTAAAACCGGGGGTGGAAATCGGGGTGCATCAAATCCGCACCACCTGTTCCCCGAAAAACTATGGGAATCCTGCGCCGGAAGGGATTCATCAAGATGGTGCAGATTTTGTGGCAATTTTCTCTTGCGATCGCCAGAATATCCAAGGGGGAGGCACTCACCTGTATATGGCACGTCGGGAAAAACCCGTATTTACCAAGGTACTCTATCCCGGGGAACTGTTACTCGTCAACGATCGCGATTTCTTCCACTTCACCACCCCAATTAAACCCCTAGAAGCAGGGGTGGGAACTCGGGATGTATTCGTCCTCACTTCTCCCAGTTTACTGGTTGATTTTGAAGATTAA
- a CDS encoding Dyp-type peroxidase, whose protein sequence is MTGQLQEGIYHAPGVRPDQCFGIMFLRAARGLTAPQIGTAFQTLWAMYQNLKQGQVKDIPGAPVPSGDLTVLVGYGPNVFKLADRGRSLPLDLGAKNQFRSARPTGGGPLLLGSGLSYADDIQFNPATEEIALQFIAKTELAVNRAVVETWKSLQDLTDPETGESPLLITRFYTGFQRNDERSWIDFHDGVSNMKSSERIQAIAIKEDQTSPEDKWTVGGTYLAFLRLPVDLTVWRKLTRQQQEIIVGRDKLSGCPLEMIDKDGNPVVQTGCPFAGTREVTHPENKEYRELPRVPLESPLNASHSHRANQNKAEDVGSRNSLRVFRQGYEFLEAIDSTPGFRAGLNFVSFQDTPERLLRMLTQPTWLGGVNFGGADKAQLPGMERFITVRAGGVFLVPPVVEGEVFPGSTIFGL, encoded by the coding sequence ATGACAGGACAACTACAAGAAGGCATCTATCACGCGCCTGGAGTTCGACCGGATCAATGTTTTGGAATCATGTTTCTTCGTGCTGCTAGGGGACTGACTGCGCCTCAAATTGGCACGGCATTTCAAACCCTGTGGGCCATGTATCAAAACCTCAAACAAGGCCAGGTTAAGGACATCCCTGGTGCTCCGGTTCCCAGTGGGGATTTAACTGTTTTGGTGGGATATGGACCTAATGTCTTTAAATTGGCCGATCGCGGTCGATCGCTCCCCCTGGATTTAGGAGCAAAAAATCAGTTCCGTTCTGCTCGTCCTACGGGTGGCGGTCCGTTACTTTTGGGTTCGGGTTTATCTTATGCCGATGATATCCAATTTAATCCCGCAACGGAAGAAATTGCCCTGCAATTTATTGCTAAAACTGAATTAGCGGTGAATCGGGCGGTGGTAGAAACCTGGAAAAGTTTACAGGATTTGACTGACCCAGAAACGGGGGAATCTCCGTTATTAATCACCCGATTTTATACGGGGTTTCAGCGGAATGATGAGCGAAGCTGGATTGATTTTCATGATGGAGTTTCTAACATGAAAAGTTCGGAACGGATTCAGGCGATCGCCATTAAAGAAGACCAAACTTCCCCCGAGGATAAATGGACAGTCGGCGGAACTTATCTCGCCTTTCTGCGATTGCCTGTGGATCTCACGGTATGGCGCAAACTCACTCGCCAGCAACAAGAAATCATCGTCGGACGAGATAAACTATCGGGATGTCCCCTGGAGATGATTGATAAGGATGGCAATCCGGTTGTCCAAACGGGTTGTCCCTTTGCCGGAACCCGAGAAGTCACTCACCCAGAAAACAAGGAATATCGGGAGTTACCTCGGGTGCCTTTGGAGTCGCCTTTAAATGCGAGTCACAGTCATCGCGCCAATCAGAATAAAGCGGAAGATGTGGGGTCGCGCAATTCCCTGCGAGTGTTCCGCCAAGGATATGAATTCTTAGAGGCGATCGATAGCACTCCCGGTTTTCGTGCGGGTTTAAACTTTGTGAGTTTTCAGGATACTCCTGAACGATTATTGCGGATGTTGACGCAACCCACTTGGTTAGGAGGGGTGAATTTTGGCGGTGCAGACAAGGCGCAATTGCCAGGAATGGAACGGTTTATTACGGTGCGTGCAGGAGGTGTATTTTTAGTTCCACCCGTGGTAGAGGGGGAGGTATTCCCCGGATCGACAATTTTTGGACTCTGA
- a CDS encoding peptide ligase PGM1-related protein — protein MDVQTELEGDRIARFRQLQSQLRDRWQTIDEFDRGDNDILVIPSLSLDRRELLKIDGVHHYEERNLYSLIRLRNPRTRLIYVTSQPLHPTIVEYYLQLLPGIPFSHARDRLLLFSTYDASPKPLTEKILERPRLIERIRQVLRRDKSYMICFNSTASERELAVELDIPLLALNPELLEWGTKSGSRQIFGECNIPHPAGSLSVWTVQSLAVATADLLAKEPNLKRIAIKLNEGFSGKGNAILEVQSLYEIAPEERVATICDRFETMNFQAEEETWAKFSSRIPELGAIVEAYLEGDDKRSPSVQGRILPNGDVEILSTHDQILGGSDQQIFLGCKFPADEGYRLQAQELGMRVGRNLAAKGALERFSVDFLAIQRQESNHPVWDLYAIEINLRKGGTTHPFMELKLLTNGRYNLSTGLFYSQTGRPKYYFATDNLQKDRYRGLLPNDLMDIIAYHQLHFDSCTETGTLFHLMGCLSEFGKLGLTSIGNSPEQAESIYNHVVKILNKETGGSGTDDEGMSAITPAIASPGNLH, from the coding sequence ATGGATGTACAAACGGAATTGGAAGGCGATCGCATTGCCAGGTTTCGCCAACTGCAAAGTCAATTGCGCGATCGCTGGCAAACCATTGATGAGTTTGATCGCGGGGATAATGATATTTTAGTGATTCCCTCCCTGTCACTCGATCGCCGGGAACTGTTGAAAATTGACGGGGTACATCACTATGAGGAACGGAATCTCTATTCCCTAATTCGGTTGCGAAACCCCCGCACTCGCCTGATTTATGTCACATCCCAACCCTTACATCCCACGATTGTTGAATATTACCTGCAATTGCTACCGGGAATTCCCTTTTCTCACGCACGCGATCGCCTGCTGCTGTTTTCGACTTACGATGCTTCCCCTAAACCCCTAACCGAAAAGATTTTAGAACGTCCCCGTCTGATTGAGCGCATCCGGCAGGTTTTACGGAGAGATAAATCTTACATGATTTGTTTTAATTCTACTGCCAGTGAACGGGAACTCGCGGTTGAGTTAGATATTCCTTTATTGGCATTAAATCCCGAGTTATTAGAGTGGGGAACGAAAAGCGGTTCTCGCCAAATATTTGGGGAATGTAATATTCCCCATCCTGCGGGTAGTTTATCCGTTTGGACGGTGCAATCGTTGGCAGTTGCTACGGCAGATTTATTAGCAAAAGAACCGAATTTAAAACGAATTGCGATTAAACTGAATGAAGGATTTTCAGGGAAAGGAAACGCCATTTTAGAGGTGCAATCCCTGTATGAAATTGCACCGGAAGAGCGGGTGGCTACGATTTGCGATCGCTTTGAAACCATGAACTTTCAAGCGGAGGAAGAAACTTGGGCCAAATTTTCCAGTCGCATTCCTGAATTAGGCGCAATTGTGGAAGCATATCTCGAAGGAGATGACAAGCGATCGCCGAGTGTGCAAGGCAGAATTCTCCCCAATGGGGACGTAGAAATTCTCTCCACTCATGACCAAATTCTCGGCGGTAGCGATCAGCAAATTTTCCTCGGTTGTAAGTTTCCGGCAGATGAAGGATATCGACTACAAGCGCAGGAACTGGGGATGCGCGTCGGGCGAAATTTAGCCGCTAAAGGTGCATTAGAACGGTTCAGTGTAGACTTTTTGGCGATTCAGCGTCAGGAGAGCAATCATCCAGTCTGGGATTTGTATGCGATCGAAATTAATCTCCGCAAAGGCGGGACAACTCATCCTTTTATGGAACTCAAACTGTTAACCAATGGCCGGTATAATTTATCAACGGGATTATTTTACAGCCAAACCGGACGCCCTAAATATTACTTTGCCACGGACAACCTCCAAAAAGACCGCTATCGGGGATTATTGCCGAATGATTTGATGGATATTATCGCCTATCATCAACTTCATTTTGATAGTTGTACGGAAACCGGAACCTTGTTTCATTTAATGGGATGTCTCTCCGAATTTGGTAAACTGGGATTAACCAGCATTGGCAATTCTCCTGAACAAGCGGAATCCATTTACAATCATGTGGTGAAAATCCTCAATAAGGAAACCGGAGGAAGTGGCACTGATGACGAGGGGATGTCAGCAATCACTCCGGCGATCGCCTCCCCTGGAAATTTACATTAA